The Longimicrobiaceae bacterium DNA window GGGGGGGGGGCCCTCGTGTCGCACTTCGCACTCCCGCACTGCCCGGCTCCGCCGGGCACCTACAGCTCCAGCCCCTTCCGCACCTCCACCTTCGCGTACGCCTCCGCCTGCTCCTGCTTGCGGTACAGCGCGTAGCGCGCCAGGGACGAGGTGATCACCGAGCGGGCGGCGGCGGCGTCCTCCCACCCCAGGGGCGTGACGCGGGCGCCCTCCAGGTCCTTGTACACGGTGAAGAAGTGCTCCACCTCCTTGAGGAAGTGGCTCGCCACCTGTCCGATGTCCAGGTACTCGTCGTAGAGCGGGTCGTGGCAAGGGACGCAGAGGATCTTCTCGTCCATCTCGCCCCGGTCCTTCATCCGGAACAGCCCCACCGGGCGCACGTCGATCACGCAGCCGGGGAAGGTGGGCACGGTGACCATCACCAGCGCGTCGAGCGGATCGTCGTCCTCCGCGTAGGTCTGGGGGAAGAAGCCGTAGTCGCCCGGGTAGTGCACCGCGCTGTAGAGCACCCGGTCCAGCCGGAACATCCCCGTCTTCTTGTCCAGCTCGTACTTGTTGCGGCTCCCCCGCGGGATCTCCACCACCGCCCGCATCTCGGTCGGGGGGTTGGTGCCGGGGTCGAGCTCGTGCCACGGATTGATCATCATAAGCGGTACCGAAACGCTCCGGTCTGGTTCACAGCGAAAAAACATGCCCCCGGCGCGTGCGCGGAGGCTCGGCACGGGGAGCAGCCGCTCCCCGCGAGGGGGGTTAATGTACACCCGCCCGCCGCGCGTTGACACCCCCGGGCGCCCGGCCTACCTTCCCGCCATCCTGAAACCCTTCAGTCCCTCCCGCCCACCCGAAGAGGTCCCCACGTGCTGCTCGGAGCCCACGTGTCCACCGCGGGCGGCGTCCGCAACGCCCCCGGCCGGGGGGCGGAGATCGGCGCCACCGCCATCCAGGT harbors:
- a CDS encoding inorganic diphosphatase, which codes for MMINPWHELDPGTNPPTEMRAVVEIPRGSRNKYELDKKTGMFRLDRVLYSAVHYPGDYGFFPQTYAEDDDPLDALVMVTVPTFPGCVIDVRPVGLFRMKDRGEMDEKILCVPCHDPLYDEYLDIGQVASHFLKEVEHFFTVYKDLEGARVTPLGWEDAAAARSVITSSLARYALYRKQEQAEAYAKVEVRKGLEL